Proteins from a single region of Clostridia bacterium:
- the rpmA gene encoding 50S ribosomal protein L27: MRFDLQLFAHKKGVGSSRNGRDSEAKRLGVKRYDGQWVRAGNILVRQRGTRIHPGQNVGRGKDDTLYALADGYVKFEPLGRDKKKVSVVGA; the protein is encoded by the coding sequence GTGAGATTCGATCTGCAGTTGTTCGCCCACAAGAAGGGTGTAGGCAGCTCGCGCAACGGTCGAGATAGCGAGGCCAAGCGTCTGGGTGTGAAGCGCTACGACGGGCAGTGGGTTCGGGCCGGGAATATACTGGTTCGGCAGCGCGGCACCAGGATCCACCCCGGGCAGAACGTGGGCCGGGGCAAGGACGATACCCTCTATGCCCTGGCAGACGGCTACGTGAAGTTCGAGCCCCTGGGCAGGGATAAGAAGAAAGTAAGCGTAGTCGGCGCCTAG